A stretch of the uncultured Trichococcus sp. genome encodes the following:
- the zwf gene encoding glucose-6-phosphate dehydrogenase, with protein MITQNTALFTIFGATGDLAHRKLYPSLFRLYKKGFIKDNFAVIGTARRDWSDEHFREVVLDSIEDLIEDKEDAVSFATHFYYIAHNVNDSEHYIKLKILSESLDAKYSLSGNRIFYLAMSPEFFGIIAEKLKEQKLLTEDGFNRLIIEKPFGRDFESADALNTKLRKSFDENQIFRIDHYLGKEMVQNISAVRFSNMIFESLWNNKYIDNVQITLSETVGVEERGAYYDNNGALRDMVQNHILQIVALLVMEPPLSLQGEDIRSEKIKALRSLRLYNTPEEVNRNFIRAQYAGNPAKALQAYREEPNVDPASSTETFVAGKILVDNFRWKGVPFYIRTGKQMASKETYIHIQFKHVSMNIFPTENVEEIAEPNVLTIHVSPLEGFSLRLNAKRVGQGTEMKNIRMHHIYDEETQANSPEAYERLLLDCLNGDPTNFSHWDEVAQSWHFIDQIRKVWDAQEDCTDSLFAYESHSMGPKESDTLLEQDGFNWTEFNWSQSYKEKQEKE; from the coding sequence ATGATTACCCAAAATACTGCTTTATTCACTATTTTCGGAGCAACTGGTGATTTGGCTCACCGCAAACTGTATCCATCATTATTTCGCTTATACAAAAAAGGATTCATCAAAGATAATTTTGCCGTTATCGGAACAGCTAGACGAGATTGGTCCGATGAACATTTCCGTGAAGTGGTCTTGGATTCCATCGAAGATTTGATTGAAGATAAGGAAGACGCGGTTTCTTTCGCAACTCATTTCTATTATATCGCACACAACGTCAACGACTCGGAACACTATATCAAATTGAAGATCTTGTCCGAATCTTTGGATGCCAAGTATTCGCTGTCAGGGAACCGCATTTTTTATCTGGCGATGTCTCCGGAATTTTTCGGCATCATTGCCGAAAAACTGAAGGAACAAAAATTGCTGACGGAAGACGGATTCAACCGTTTGATCATCGAAAAGCCTTTCGGGCGCGATTTCGAATCCGCGGATGCGCTGAACACCAAGTTGCGCAAATCGTTTGATGAAAACCAAATCTTCCGCATCGATCATTATTTGGGCAAAGAAATGGTGCAGAACATCTCCGCTGTCCGATTCTCCAATATGATTTTCGAATCGCTGTGGAACAACAAATACATCGATAACGTCCAGATCACCCTATCCGAGACTGTTGGCGTGGAAGAACGCGGCGCTTACTACGATAACAATGGTGCTTTGCGCGATATGGTGCAAAATCATATCCTTCAGATCGTCGCTTTGTTGGTCATGGAACCACCGCTGTCTCTGCAAGGTGAAGATATCCGCTCCGAGAAAATAAAGGCGCTTCGTTCCCTGCGTCTGTACAATACGCCGGAAGAGGTCAACCGCAACTTTATCCGGGCGCAATACGCCGGAAACCCCGCAAAAGCTTTGCAAGCTTACCGGGAAGAGCCGAACGTCGATCCAGCATCGTCAACGGAAACCTTTGTGGCCGGAAAAATTTTAGTCGATAACTTCCGTTGGAAAGGTGTTCCCTTCTATATCCGCACAGGTAAACAGATGGCTTCCAAAGAAACCTACATCCATATCCAGTTCAAGCACGTTTCGATGAACATCTTCCCGACAGAAAATGTCGAAGAAATCGCTGAACCGAATGTACTGACCATCCACGTTTCACCTTTGGAAGGCTTCTCTCTGCGGCTGAACGCAAAACGGGTCGGCCAAGGAACCGAGATGAAGAACATCCGTATGCATCACATCTACGATGAGGAGACGCAGGCAAACAGCCCCGAAGCATATGAACGCCTCTTATTGGATTGCCTGAACGGCGATCCGACAAACTTTTCCCACTGGGATGAGGTCGCGCAGTCTTGGCACTTCATTGATCAGATCCGTAAAGTGTGGGATGCCCAAGAAGATTGCACGGATAGCCTTTTTGCTTATGAAAGCCACTCGATGGGACCAAAAGAGAGCGACACTTTGCTTGAACAGGACGGATTCAACTGGACTGAATTCAACTGGAGCCAAAGTTACAAAGAGAAACAGGAAAAAGAATAA
- a CDS encoding bifunctional oligoribonuclease/PAP phosphatase NrnA translates to MLNPIYIDIVNKIQAYATIIIHRHLRPDPDALGSQNGLASLIRQAYPEKKVFVVGENEDSLSYLGSMDTIPDEAYEGALVIVTDTANQPRVSDKRFVNGNYLIKIDHHPNEDPYGDICLVETQASSSSEIIAKISFSTGDKLPMNDAAARLLYAGIVGDTGRFLYPATTSVTMEIASKLMHFDFSASDISQMMNTNSLKTANLSGFVLQSLTINDVGVASIILSQEILGKFGAVDSDTAPVVPLPGTVEGVLCWGIFVEQPNGTYRCRLRSKGPIINEVAKRHGGGGHPLASGANAKDESEINDIILELEELAIEWQNTH, encoded by the coding sequence GTGTTAAATCCGATTTATATAGATATAGTCAATAAGATTCAAGCGTACGCCACCATCATCATCCATCGGCACCTGCGTCCGGATCCGGACGCGCTGGGTTCACAGAATGGCCTCGCCAGCTTGATCAGGCAAGCCTATCCTGAGAAGAAAGTGTTCGTTGTCGGAGAAAATGAAGACAGTCTTTCCTACCTCGGCAGCATGGACACCATTCCGGATGAGGCCTATGAAGGCGCCCTAGTGATCGTCACGGATACCGCGAATCAGCCAAGAGTCAGCGACAAACGCTTTGTCAACGGGAATTATTTGATCAAAATCGATCATCATCCGAACGAAGATCCTTACGGAGATATTTGCCTGGTGGAGACGCAAGCCAGCAGCAGCAGCGAAATCATCGCAAAAATTTCCTTTTCAACTGGGGATAAATTGCCGATGAATGATGCAGCTGCGCGACTGCTCTATGCCGGCATCGTCGGCGATACGGGCAGATTCCTCTATCCGGCGACTACGTCAGTGACCATGGAGATAGCCTCGAAACTGATGCATTTTGATTTTTCCGCGTCGGACATCAGTCAAATGATGAACACGAATTCATTGAAAACAGCCAATTTATCAGGGTTCGTCCTGCAGAGTTTGACAATCAATGACGTCGGGGTTGCCAGCATCATCCTCTCCCAGGAAATACTTGGGAAATTCGGTGCGGTCGACAGCGACACCGCTCCAGTTGTTCCCTTGCCGGGCACAGTGGAGGGCGTGTTATGCTGGGGGATTTTTGTGGAGCAGCCCAACGGCACGTACCGCTGCAGACTGCGCTCAAAAGGTCCGATCATCAATGAGGTCGCCAAACGGCACGGCGGCGGCGGTCATCCGCTTGCGAGCGGCGCGAACGCGAAGGATGAGTCGGAAATAAACGACATCATTTTGGAATTGGAAGAATTGGCGATCGAATGGCAGAACACGCATTGA
- a CDS encoding DRTGG domain-containing protein: MATKHEQIIQYIETMPVGEKLSVRTIAKNLNMSEGTAYRAIKDAENIGLVSTIERVGTIRIERKSKENIETLTFGQICKIIDGDILGGKKGLDKTLSKFIIGAMQREAMERYISPGSLMIVGNRNDIQEFALEKGAAVLITGGFDTDESIVHLADQVEMPILRTTYDTFTVATMINRAMTDQLIKKEIMLVEDIYTSIDETKYLSLDDTVFQYRNLNTESTHSRFPIVNHNMRLVGIITAKDILGKADTLSLERVMTRDPIVAKTHMSVASVAHRMIWDGLEVMPVVKDNLQLLGIISRQDVMKAMQLAQRQPQVGNTIEDQVVENLSLTNLEEGDSIPAYRFRITPQMTNSLGTVSFGVLSEVLASTTKKILYTLQKRNAVIEQMDIYQLKMIQIDSIIEIRSKILELGRRSSKLDVEVYLENSLVSKAIVICQLMEKS; this comes from the coding sequence ATGGCAACGAAACACGAGCAAATCATTCAATACATCGAAACGATGCCGGTCGGAGAAAAACTTTCCGTCCGCACGATAGCAAAAAATTTGAACATGTCTGAAGGGACAGCATACCGGGCCATCAAGGATGCCGAGAACATCGGACTGGTTTCAACAATCGAACGTGTGGGCACCATCCGGATCGAACGCAAGTCGAAAGAGAACATCGAGACGCTGACTTTCGGGCAGATATGCAAAATCATCGACGGGGATATTTTGGGCGGTAAGAAAGGTCTGGACAAGACTTTGAGCAAATTCATCATCGGTGCAATGCAACGCGAAGCCATGGAGCGATACATTTCACCCGGATCGCTGATGATCGTCGGTAACCGGAACGATATCCAGGAATTTGCATTGGAGAAGGGGGCGGCGGTACTGATTACGGGGGGATTCGACACGGATGAGAGCATCGTCCATTTGGCGGATCAGGTCGAAATGCCGATCCTGCGCACGACCTATGACACCTTCACTGTGGCGACAATGATCAACCGCGCCATGACGGATCAACTGATCAAAAAGGAAATTATGCTGGTGGAGGATATCTATACATCGATTGATGAGACGAAGTATCTTTCACTGGATGACACCGTTTTCCAGTACCGAAATCTCAATACCGAAAGCACACACTCGCGTTTCCCGATCGTCAATCATAATATGCGGCTTGTAGGAATCATCACTGCGAAGGACATCCTTGGAAAGGCGGATACTCTTTCGCTTGAGCGGGTAATGACTCGGGATCCGATAGTCGCAAAAACGCACATGAGTGTCGCGAGCGTGGCGCACCGAATGATCTGGGATGGCTTGGAGGTGATGCCGGTGGTGAAAGATAACCTGCAATTGCTCGGCATCATTTCCCGCCAGGATGTCATGAAGGCCATGCAACTTGCGCAGCGCCAGCCGCAGGTCGGCAATACGATTGAGGACCAAGTCGTAGAAAACCTATCTTTGACCAACTTGGAAGAAGGCGACAGCATACCTGCTTATCGTTTCAGGATTACACCTCAAATGACGAATAGTCTTGGGACCGTGTCATTCGGTGTGCTAAGTGAAGTATTGGCAAGCACAACCAAGAAAATTTTGTACACGTTGCAAAAACGGAATGCGGTGATCGAGCAGATGGACATCTATCAATTGAAGATGATCCAGATTGACAGCATCATTGAGATACGTTCTAAAATATTGGAGTTGGGCAGAAGATCATCCAAATTGGATGTTGAAGTTTATTTGGAAAATTCGCTGGTCAGTAAAGCAATCGTCATTTGCCAACTGATGGAAAAATCATAG
- a CDS encoding metal-dependent hydrolase, with product MRISFHGQSCVCIETAGQKHLLIDPFISGNPLSDLDPDAVPCDVILLTHAHGDHVGDTEKIARRTNPLIISTVELAGYFASKGFRTHGMQPGGGHLFDFGYVKLTQAIHGSAMTVDGLPYTFGLASGILLNAEGKTIYHAGDTALFSDMKLIGEDYPIDVAFLPIGDNYTMGPKDAAKAVTFLEPRIAVPIHYNTFPLIKQDPNDFLSLLDEGVGLIMQPGDFISL from the coding sequence ATGAGGATATCTTTTCACGGTCAATCTTGCGTATGTATTGAAACAGCAGGACAAAAGCATCTGCTGATTGATCCGTTCATATCAGGAAACCCACTGAGCGACCTGGATCCGGATGCGGTTCCTTGCGATGTGATCCTGTTGACACACGCACACGGTGATCATGTCGGTGATACAGAGAAAATCGCACGCAGAACAAATCCGCTGATTATTTCGACGGTTGAACTAGCGGGCTATTTTGCCTCGAAAGGATTCCGTACACATGGCATGCAACCGGGAGGAGGGCATCTATTCGACTTCGGATATGTGAAACTGACACAAGCGATCCATGGTTCGGCCATGACTGTCGATGGCTTGCCGTATACGTTTGGATTGGCAAGCGGGATCCTCCTGAACGCTGAAGGGAAAACAATCTATCATGCGGGCGATACAGCGCTGTTTTCCGACATGAAACTGATAGGGGAAGATTATCCGATCGATGTGGCGTTTCTGCCGATCGGGGATAACTATACAATGGGGCCGAAAGATGCCGCCAAAGCGGTTACGTTTCTAGAACCCCGAATTGCGGTTCCGATCCACTACAATACTTTTCCTTTGATCAAGCAGGATCCGAATGATTTTCTGTCCCTTCTGGATGAGGGAGTCGGTCTCATCATGCAACCGGGAGATTTCATTTCACTATAA
- a CDS encoding ZIP family metal transporter: MLESFSQLNPVMQAFIAGLFTWGCTIIGASFVFFFKSVNRKVLDVMSGFAAGVMIAASFWSLLAPSISHAEENGYGALSWVPASIGFLLGGVFLRMTDKIVPHLHLGEPMENREGPQTQASRNLLLFLAITIHNIPEGLAVGVGFGAVAAGISQDNTLLSAIGLAIGIGIQNIPEGSALSMPIRADGNSRLKAFNYGQLSAIVEPIAAVIGAAAVISMSAILPYALAFAAGAMIFVVVEELIPESQTNGNSDIATMGLMVGFTVMMVLDVALG, from the coding sequence ATGTTAGAGTCATTCAGTCAATTAAATCCAGTTATGCAAGCATTCATAGCGGGATTGTTCACTTGGGGTTGTACCATCATCGGTGCTTCATTCGTGTTTTTCTTCAAATCCGTCAACCGCAAAGTTCTTGATGTCATGAGCGGCTTCGCTGCCGGGGTCATGATAGCGGCGTCGTTCTGGTCATTGTTGGCTCCGTCCATTTCCCATGCCGAGGAGAACGGCTACGGCGCCTTATCGTGGGTTCCGGCATCAATCGGATTTCTGTTGGGGGGCGTATTCCTGCGCATGACCGATAAAATCGTTCCCCATCTGCATCTGGGTGAACCTATGGAAAACCGGGAAGGGCCGCAGACGCAAGCTTCCCGAAATCTGTTGTTGTTTCTTGCGATCACGATCCATAACATACCGGAAGGATTGGCAGTCGGAGTCGGGTTTGGGGCGGTCGCAGCCGGTATATCCCAGGATAATACGCTGTTGAGTGCCATCGGCTTGGCGATCGGTATCGGTATTCAGAACATACCCGAGGGATCCGCATTGTCCATGCCGATCCGGGCTGATGGAAACAGCAGGCTGAAAGCCTTTAATTACGGCCAGCTTTCTGCCATCGTTGAACCGATTGCGGCTGTCATCGGGGCAGCTGCCGTAATATCCATGAGTGCGATTTTACCGTACGCGCTCGCATTCGCTGCTGGAGCCATGATTTTTGTTGTCGTCGAGGAACTGATTCCGGAGTCGCAAACGAACGGCAACAGCGATATCGCCACGATGGGACTTATGGTCGGCTTCACAGTCATGATGGTCCTTGACGTTGCCTTAGGGTGA
- the dinB gene encoding DNA polymerase IV, which translates to MQIGILTFKEPENDKSRKIIHVDMDAFYASIEERDYPEYRGKPIVIANHPRDTGRKGVVTTANYAARKFGIHSAMSAQKAFELCPEAIFIPPRMSHYKTVSRQIRRIFGRYTDLIEPLSLDEAYLDVTKNKQNLSSATVIARRIQREVWQETGLTCSAGVSYNKFIAKIASDFRKPAGMTVITPNDAARFLRELPIEKFYGVGKKTVEKMKMLGIHSGEDLYLFDQSELLSQFGKHGYVLYQRIRGIDNRAVEPERERKSIGKEHTFAVFLTDEEQVRLELKQIALGVQGALHNSKLHGRSIVLKIRYADFDTITRRKTHIDHFSQAEDISYHAWELWLEHGTIERHVRLLGITVTQLDPIHYENIQLPLWDTKHL; encoded by the coding sequence ATGCAGATTGGGATCTTGACCTTTAAGGAACCCGAAAATGATAAAAGCAGAAAAATTATCCACGTGGATATGGATGCTTTCTACGCTTCAATCGAGGAGAGGGATTACCCGGAGTATCGTGGCAAACCGATCGTCATCGCGAATCATCCAAGAGATACCGGTCGCAAAGGTGTTGTGACCACCGCCAATTATGCAGCCAGGAAATTCGGCATCCACTCGGCGATGAGTGCGCAAAAGGCATTTGAACTCTGCCCGGAAGCCATCTTCATTCCTCCGCGGATGAGCCATTACAAGACCGTTTCCCGACAAATCAGGAGAATATTCGGGCGCTACACCGATTTGATAGAGCCTTTGTCGCTGGACGAAGCCTATCTGGATGTCACCAAGAATAAGCAGAATCTGTCGAGTGCGACCGTGATTGCCCGAAGAATTCAAAGAGAAGTCTGGCAGGAGACCGGCCTTACCTGCTCGGCCGGTGTTTCCTACAACAAATTCATCGCAAAGATTGCTTCCGACTTCCGGAAACCGGCTGGCATGACTGTGATTACACCAAACGATGCAGCCCGCTTTTTGAGGGAGCTGCCTATCGAAAAGTTTTATGGTGTCGGCAAGAAGACCGTCGAAAAGATGAAAATGTTGGGTATCCATTCCGGAGAGGATCTTTATCTATTTGATCAGAGTGAATTGCTTTCACAATTCGGCAAGCATGGCTATGTCCTCTATCAACGGATCCGAGGCATCGACAACAGAGCTGTGGAGCCTGAAAGGGAAAGGAAATCGATCGGGAAAGAACATACCTTTGCGGTCTTTCTGACTGATGAGGAGCAGGTCAGATTGGAACTGAAACAAATCGCTCTGGGTGTGCAAGGAGCGTTGCACAACAGTAAACTGCACGGTCGCTCGATTGTATTGAAAATACGGTATGCCGATTTCGATACCATAACCAGAAGGAAAACCCATATCGATCATTTTTCCCAAGCGGAGGATATTTCCTATCATGCCTGGGAACTTTGGTTGGAGCACGGCACGATAGAACGGCACGTGCGTTTGTTGGGGATCACCGTAACGCAGCTTGACCCGATCCATTACGAGAACATTCAGTTGCCATTATGGGATACGAAACATCTGTAG
- a CDS encoding metal-dependent transcriptional regulator encodes MTPHKEDYLKVIMELGGDKQLVNNKQIGKALSVSAASVTEMSVKLLKDGLISHIPYQGVQITDKGQLIANKLIRKHRLWEVFLSEKLDFNWDEVHEEAELLEHVSSDRLIDKLDAYLGFPKFDPHGGMIPDKEGRIEVYESKLLIELEAGSRFVIREVDDDQEFLAYLLNKDVKLNVPYLLTKVEPYEGPYTFEAQNHQTYQISFKAASKIYVQ; translated from the coding sequence ATGACGCCGCACAAAGAGGATTATCTGAAAGTGATCATGGAACTGGGTGGAGACAAACAGCTTGTCAATAATAAACAGATTGGGAAGGCCTTATCCGTATCTGCCGCTTCCGTGACCGAGATGTCAGTCAAACTGCTTAAGGATGGCTTGATCAGCCACATCCCGTATCAAGGGGTGCAGATCACCGACAAAGGCCAATTGATTGCGAATAAGTTGATCCGCAAACACCGGCTTTGGGAAGTCTTCCTTTCGGAAAAATTGGATTTTAACTGGGACGAAGTGCATGAAGAGGCGGAACTGTTGGAGCATGTCTCCTCGGATCGCTTGATCGATAAGCTGGACGCCTATTTAGGTTTTCCTAAATTTGATCCGCATGGAGGGATGATACCCGACAAAGAGGGCCGGATTGAGGTTTATGAAAGCAAACTGCTGATCGAGCTGGAAGCCGGCAGCCGCTTCGTCATCAGGGAGGTTGATGACGATCAGGAATTTCTGGCGTACCTGCTAAACAAGGACGTGAAGTTAAATGTGCCGTACCTTTTGACAAAAGTGGAGCCGTACGAAGGCCCGTATACTTTTGAGGCGCAAAATCACCAAACTTACCAAATCAGCTTCAAAGCGGCAAGTAAAATTTATGTGCAATGA
- the adhE gene encoding bifunctional acetaldehyde-CoA/alcohol dehydrogenase, with amino-acid sequence MSKEKVVLEEKKPMMTAKEEISNYTAKAQKALTLFEDYNQEQIDHIVHEMALAALEQHMQLAKMAVEETGRGVYEDKAMKNMFAAENIWHSIKKNKTVGIIEDNKVDQIMKVAAPVGVVAGIVPTTNPTSTTIFKAMICMKTRNPIIFSFHPSAEKCSAATAKVVYDAAIKAGAPADCIQWVDGVSMEKTTELINHPEVAVVLATGGAAMVKAAYSTGKPALGVGPGNVPAYIEKSANIKRAVNDIILSKTFDNGMICASEQGAIVDSEIYDEVKKEFQKHNVYFVKPEELKQLEDVMMNDNKTGVRPNVVGMHALKIAELAGLKVSEKTKMLVVELEGVGAEYPLSREKLSPVLAMMKATSTENGFELCKQMLDLDGLGHSASIHTRRDELVEQFGKEMKACRILINSPSTQGGIGDLYNNNIPSMTLGCGSYGRNSVSHNVSAFDLLNVKTVAKRRNNMQWIKLPEKVYFEENSVRYLRDMKDVERVFIVCDDGMVKFGYVDVVIEQLKQRNNKVSYAIFSDVEPNPTTNTVNRGTEKMRDFQPDTIIAIGGGSPMDAAKAMWLFYEHPESDFFGAKQKFLDIRKRTYKIKDMEKAKLVCIPTTSGTGSEVTPFAVITDSETHIKYPLADYALTPDVAIVDAQFVYSVPKSVTADTGMDVLTHAIESFVSVLANDYTKGLSLQAIKLVFENLRNSYNYGDKESREKMHNASTMAGMAFANAFLGISHSIAHKIGGQWNLIHGRTNAILLPHIIRYNAIDPQKHAMWAKYEYFRADEDYAEIARYLGFKGNTTEELVEALATEITKLGQDIGIKMNFRDQGITEEMLERDADRLAELAFEDQCTTANPKQPLISEMKEIIYAAYKG; translated from the coding sequence ATGAGTAAAGAAAAAGTAGTTTTAGAGGAGAAAAAACCCATGATGACTGCAAAAGAAGAAATCAGCAACTACACTGCAAAAGCCCAAAAAGCTTTGACTCTGTTTGAAGATTATAATCAAGAACAAATCGATCACATCGTCCATGAAATGGCTTTGGCTGCACTTGAGCAACATATGCAACTTGCGAAAATGGCAGTGGAAGAAACTGGACGTGGTGTTTATGAAGATAAAGCCATGAAAAACATGTTTGCAGCTGAAAATATTTGGCATTCAATCAAAAAAAATAAAACAGTCGGCATCATCGAAGACAACAAAGTTGATCAAATCATGAAGGTTGCCGCTCCTGTAGGTGTTGTGGCCGGTATCGTTCCGACGACAAACCCTACTTCAACTACTATATTCAAAGCAATGATCTGTATGAAAACAAGAAATCCGATCATCTTCTCTTTCCACCCAAGCGCAGAAAAATGTTCAGCTGCAACCGCAAAAGTTGTTTATGATGCTGCAATCAAAGCGGGCGCTCCAGCTGATTGTATCCAATGGGTAGATGGTGTATCCATGGAAAAAACTACTGAATTGATCAACCATCCAGAAGTGGCTGTCGTATTGGCTACCGGTGGAGCTGCAATGGTAAAAGCTGCTTATTCTACAGGTAAACCAGCATTGGGTGTTGGGCCTGGTAACGTTCCAGCTTACATCGAAAAATCAGCAAACATCAAACGTGCTGTAAACGACATCATCCTTTCAAAAACATTCGATAACGGTATGATCTGTGCTTCAGAGCAAGGCGCAATCGTTGATAGCGAAATCTATGATGAAGTCAAAAAAGAATTCCAAAAACATAATGTTTATTTCGTAAAACCTGAAGAATTGAAGCAATTAGAAGATGTTATGATGAATGACAACAAAACAGGCGTCAGACCAAATGTTGTCGGTATGCATGCTCTTAAGATTGCTGAATTGGCTGGGTTAAAAGTTTCTGAAAAAACAAAAATGTTGGTTGTTGAATTAGAAGGCGTTGGGGCAGAATACCCGCTTTCAAGAGAAAAATTATCACCAGTTCTTGCAATGATGAAAGCAACTTCTACTGAAAATGGTTTTGAATTATGCAAACAGATGCTTGATTTGGATGGGTTAGGACATTCTGCATCAATCCATACACGCCGCGACGAATTGGTTGAACAATTCGGTAAAGAAATGAAAGCTTGCCGTATTCTTATAAATTCTCCATCAACACAAGGTGGTATCGGTGACCTGTACAACAACAATATCCCTTCAATGACTTTGGGTTGCGGATCTTACGGCAGAAACTCAGTTTCTCATAATGTTTCTGCATTTGATTTATTGAACGTGAAAACTGTTGCTAAAAGGAGAAATAATATGCAGTGGATTAAATTGCCAGAGAAGGTTTACTTCGAAGAAAATTCAGTTAGATACTTACGCGATATGAAAGATGTCGAAAGAGTCTTCATCGTCTGCGATGATGGCATGGTCAAATTCGGCTATGTGGATGTAGTCATCGAACAATTGAAGCAACGCAACAACAAAGTATCTTACGCAATCTTCTCGGATGTTGAGCCTAACCCGACAACAAACACTGTAAACCGTGGTACTGAAAAAATGCGCGACTTCCAACCGGATACAATCATCGCAATCGGTGGGGGTTCTCCAATGGATGCTGCCAAAGCGATGTGGTTGTTCTATGAGCACCCAGAAAGTGACTTCTTCGGCGCTAAACAAAAATTCTTGGATATCCGCAAACGTACTTACAAGATCAAGGATATGGAAAAAGCGAAACTTGTCTGCATCCCGACTACATCAGGTACTGGTTCGGAAGTAACACCATTCGCGGTTATCACAGACAGCGAAACACACATCAAATACCCATTGGCTGATTACGCATTGACTCCAGATGTTGCCATCGTAGATGCGCAATTCGTATACAGTGTTCCGAAATCCGTAACTGCAGATACCGGTATGGACGTATTGACGCATGCCATCGAATCTTTTGTTTCCGTATTGGCAAATGATTATACTAAAGGATTGAGCTTACAAGCCATCAAACTGGTATTCGAAAACTTAAGAAATTCATACAACTATGGCGACAAAGAATCACGCGAAAAAATGCACAATGCTTCTACTATGGCTGGTATGGCCTTCGCGAATGCTTTCTTGGGTATTTCCCACTCGATCGCACACAAAATTGGTGGTCAATGGAATCTGATCCACGGCCGTACAAACGCTATCCTGTTGCCGCATATCATCCGCTACAATGCAATCGATCCTCAAAAACATGCAATGTGGGCTAAATACGAGTACTTCCGTGCAGATGAAGACTATGCTGAAATCGCTCGCTACTTAGGTTTCAAAGGCAACACAACTGAGGAATTGGTTGAAGCTTTAGCAACAGAAATCACTAAATTAGGTCAAGACATCGGCATCAAGATGAACTTCCGTGATCAAGGCATCACTGAAGAAATGCTTGAACGCGATGCAGACCGCTTAGCTGAATTGGCATTCGAAGACCAATGTACAACTGCTAACCCTAAACAACCACTAATTTCAGAAATGAAAGAAATCATCTACGCAGCCTACAAAGGTTAA
- a CDS encoding post-transcriptional regulator codes for MSDITEKQYDQLEPWFKLKAAEFNQLGYESIQVDDIHRYFKEFSWKHTVPPHYYQQIRDIMKTTVNHYFDFVALEAQVYKVSSLDEINFDDFL; via the coding sequence TTGTCGGATATAACAGAGAAGCAATATGATCAATTGGAGCCTTGGTTCAAGCTTAAGGCAGCCGAGTTTAATCAATTAGGTTACGAGAGCATCCAAGTTGATGATATCCATCGCTATTTCAAGGAATTTTCTTGGAAACATACTGTCCCTCCACATTATTATCAGCAAATCCGTGATATCATGAAAACAACGGTTAACCACTATTTCGACTTTGTCGCTTTGGAAGCGCAAGTCTATAAGGTATCTTCGTTGGATGAAATTAATTTTGATGATTTCCTATGA
- the yajC gene encoding preprotein translocase subunit YajC — MDTVIMIAFYGVLFGVMYFILIRPQKKQAQKTQDMLSQIKPGDKVVTIGGLHGIVEEINSADNTVVLDCEGIFLTFEKRAISRISKVATITTDDAIVEDYAATESEQTQEGASEE, encoded by the coding sequence TTGGATACAGTAATCATGATAGCCTTTTATGGGGTGTTGTTCGGTGTAATGTATTTCATCCTGATCAGACCACAAAAGAAACAAGCGCAAAAAACGCAAGATATGCTGAGTCAAATCAAACCAGGGGATAAAGTAGTGACCATCGGCGGTTTGCACGGAATTGTCGAAGAAATCAATTCGGCAGATAACACAGTCGTATTGGATTGCGAAGGAATCTTCCTGACTTTTGAAAAACGTGCTATTTCACGTATTTCAAAGGTTGCCACAATCACAACTGATGATGCGATTGTTGAAGATTATGCAGCAACCGAATCCGAGCAGACGCAAGAAGGCGCTAGCGAAGAGTAA